Genomic segment of Acidobacteriota bacterium:
AGCGTGCGGTCCAGGATGCGCCCGCGCGGCGCCGAAACGTCGATGATGTCCTCCTTCTGCCCCCGGGCACGCTGCAGGTAGTAGTCCGACTTGAACACCTTCAGGTAGAAAACCTTGGAAAGCACCGCGGCCTGCCAGACCAGAACCAGCAGGACGAAGAACCTGATCCGCTTGTGATCGAAAGCCGGAACCGCCACGCCTCACTCACCTCGATCCCCGACTCGCCGGCCCTTCCGGGCACGGCTTCGCCCCTCCCTCCCCACCCCCGCGGCAACGGGGTTTCCAAGAACCCAAAGGCCGGCCAGGGGCCGGCTTGACGCGGGAAAGGGTCCGAAACGGCGCCCCGCGGGCGTACGGAGCGTCATCAATCCGGGTAGTGCACCGAGTGGTTCGTCTCCGGTGCGAAGGCCATGCGGCCCGCGGGGCCGTCGAGAGGCTGGTCGCTCTCCACGAACCGGATCTGGGAAACCTGCGGCGCCACCATCCCCAACCGGCCGGCTTCCGCCTCGAGGCGGGAGACCGACAGGAGTTCCGACTCGCGCATGCGGAGGACCTGGTTGTCGAGGGAGAGGCGGGAGATGTCCTTCTTCGCCGTCTCGATCCGGTAGTCCGTGTTCAGGATGCGGTTCGGGATGTAGATGTACGTCATCAGCAGGACCAGGACGAGAAAGATCCCCGCTCCGCAGATGCGGATCTCCCCCGTTCCCGAGCGGCGGGGCGCCGCCACGGTGAAGTTCTCGATGGCTCTGTCGCTGATCAAACCCACCATGATCCCTCTCCTTTAGCGAACCCGCGGCGGTTCGGCGCCGGGGGCGCCGGCGGCCTGCCGCGGCAACTTTTCGAGCACCCGCATCCGGGCGCTCCGGCATCGGGGGTTGCGGGCCACCTCATCCTCGTCCGCCTCGCGGGGCTTGGGGGTCAGCACCCGCGCCTGGGCCGCACGGGGGCACCGGCACAGCCCGACCGGCATCCGGCAGACGCAGCGCCCCTCGAGGCGGCGGAAGGTGTTCTTCACGATCCGGTCCTCGAGGGAGTGGAAGGAAATCACCACCAGGCGCCCCCCCGGGACGAGGACGCCGGCCGCCTCCTCCAGGAATTCGCCCAGTTTCTCCAGCTCTTCGTTGACCGCGATCCGAAGGGCCTGGAACACCCGCGTGGCGGGGTGAATCCGGCTGTTCGGCGGGCGGCCGATCACGCTCTCCACCAGGGAGGCCAGCTCCAGGGTGGAGTTCAACCGCCGGACGGCCCGGGCCTCGGCGATCCTCCGCGCGATCGCCCGGGACCTCCGCTCCTCCCCGAAGCGGTAGAAGAGGTCCGCCAGCTCCGACTCCGGAAGCCCGTTCACCAGGTCCGCCGCACAGGTCTTTCGGGAGCGGTCCATCCGCATGTCCAGGGGGCCGTCCGCCTGGAAGGAGAACCCGCGCTCCGGGTCGTCCAGCTGCAGGGAGGAGACGCCCAGGTCCAGCAGCAGCCCGTGGATCCGCTGGATCCCGAGACGGTTGAGGATCAGCGGCACGTTGCGGAAGTTGTCCCGGAAGAAGGTCACGCGCTCACCGAAGAACTTCAGCCGCTTCTTCGCCTCCGCCAGTGCCGCCTCGTCCCGGTCCACCGCGATGAGACGGCCGGGGTCCTCGAGCCGCCCCGCGATGCGGAGCGCGTGACCGCCGAGACCGACGGTCCCGTCCACGTAAGTCCCTGCCGGGTCCGTGATCAGGGAGGAGACCGCGGGCTCCGCCAGGACGGGAACGTGGTCCCGACGGCTGACGGAGAGGGTGTCGGGGGTCAGGACGGCGCTCACCATGGCTCAGACTCCGTATTGCCGCAAGGTCTCGAACAACTGGGGCGCCGGGGGCGTGTCAAGCGCCAGGTGGTCCGCCTCTTCGGGGGTCATCACCAGCAGGCGGTCAATCCCGCCCATGACCGTCACCTCCCCGTTCAGCCCCAGCTTCTTGAGGATGTGGAGGGGGATGGTCAGCCGCCCCTGGTCGTCCAGGGACCGATCGTCACCCCAATAATTGACGAAGTCGAGGAACTGGTGCTTCTCGGGCACGGAATCGGGGATGGCCTGGACCATCTTTTCCTTCTCCACCCAGACTTTCAGCGGGAAGATGCTGAGCCGGCCCGGCTGGATCGGGTAAAGGGTCATGAACACGTCGGGGCCGAACGCGTCCAGGAGTTTCCGACGCATCGCCGCGGGGACTTTCAGCCGCCCGGCCTTGTCGATAGTGCTTTGATCCCGGCCCCTGAACATCGCTGTTTCCTGTTCGAACCGTTTGCCTGTCACCAGGGACAAAAAACCCCGCCCCCTCCCCTCATGAATCCATTATCGGCCAATCCCGACCAATAATGACCATTTTTACCCAATCATAATTTCCGGAACCGGCCCTGTCAAGCATTTTTCTGAGATTTCTTCTGAATTTTTCGCAATTCCAACATAGGTTAAATCCACGCGGCACGGCCACGGAGGGCCAACGGCCGGGCAAACCCCTCACCGAGCGGCCCTGAAGGCCGATTTCCGACATCAACCACGAGAAAAAGCCAGCCTGTGGCTGGCCCCGCGCGGTGCACCGCCGGCCGGCCCCGATTTGGAACGTCCGGGGGCGGGTCGAAGCCGGGCGCGGGTGGGGACGGCGAGGGGGGAACCGTCCGGCGCCCCCTGGAAGAACCAGACCTGTGAGGAAACTCAACGAAGAGGAAATCGTGCCCGGCCGGCTTCCGTTCCGGGTGATGCGCGTCACGTGCCGCCCGGGCCGGGGTCTCGACCGGTAACGGTTGCGGGGCCGGCCGGGTTGTGGTAAAGAGGGGGATTCATTCGGACGGGAGGTTTGCCGTGAAAACCGGAATCGTCGGACTCAAGCAGGTGGGCAAGACCACCATATTCAACCTTCTGACAGGGGCGACGGCCGGAACGGGCGCGTCGGCACGGCCCGAGGTCAACACGGGGACGGCCCGGGTGCCGGACGAACGGGTGGACCGGCTCTCCGCCCTCTACAGGCCGGTCCGGACCACCTGGGCCACGGCCCAGTACGTGGACATGCCCGGCGTGGCGGCGGGGGACATGAAGGAGAGCACCTTCCTGGCGGGTCTGCGTGCGGCGGACGCCCTCGCCCACGTGGTCCGGACCTTCCAGGACGAGGCCGTGCCGCACCCCGCGGGCGGGGTGGACCCTTCACGGGACATGGTGAACATCGAGCTGGAGATGATCTTCGCCGACCTCTTCCAGGCGGAGCGCCGCCTGGAGCGCCTGGAGAAGGACCTCAAGAAGTTCAAGGACAAGGACCTCCAGGCCGAGTTCGACCTCCTCGTGCGCTTCAAGGCGCACCTGGAGGCGGAAAGGCCCCTCCGGGAACTGGAGATCACCCCCGAGGAGGACAAGCGGGTCCGCGGCTTCACCTTCCTCTCCCAGAAACCGATCCTCCACATCCTCAACCTGGACGAGTCCGAGACGGGGCACCTCGCGGACGCCGCCGCCCGCTTCGGCGTGGAAACCTGGGCGGCCAAGCCCGGCGTCGTCGTCACCGGCGTCTGCGGCAAGATCGAGGAGGAGATCTCCCGGCTCTCCCCCGAGGACGCCCAGGTGTTCATGGCGGACCTGGGGATCGCGGAGTCCGGGCTCCACCGATTGGTGCGGGAGAACTACCGGCTGCTGGGCCTGATCTCGTTCTTCACCGTGGGGGAGGACGAGGTGCGTGCCTGGAGCATCCGCCGGGGGACCCCCGCGCAGCGCGCCGCCGGCACCATCCACACCGACCTGGAGAAGGGCTTCATCCGCGCCGAGGTGGTGCGCTGCGAGGACCTGCTCAAGCACGGCTCCATCCACGCCCTCAAGGAAAAGGCCCTCTTCCGCCTCGAGGGCAAGGAGTACGTGGTCCAGGACGGCGACGTGATGCACGTGAGGTTCAATGTGTAGGGGGATAGGGGTTTAGGCTGTAGGCTGTAGGCTGTAGGCTGTAGGCTGTAGGCTGTAGGCTGTAGGCTGTAGGTCCGGAGGGGTTCCCTTCGGGGTCGGTATCGGTATCGCAATCGGTATCGGTATCGGTATCGCAATCGGTATCGCAATCGCAAGCGCAATCGCAGGCGCAATCGCAGGCGCGGCCTTGCGGAGTGCGGCGCGAAGGCTGCCGGAGCGCCGCTTTGACCGCGCCGCGCAGGCCGCCGGAGCGGCGCGGCCCGGCACCCGGCGGCGCACGGTTTGTCTGAACCCTCGAGGCTCAACCCGCGCCCGAACGGCAAAGCGGCGCTCCGGCAGCCTCCGCGCCTTCCGCCTCGGGTTTGGGTGAAAGCGGCGCTCCGGCAGCCTCCGCGCCGCACTCCGCAAGGAGGGACCGGCATCGGATGCAACGGGGATCGCGGTGGCAGCTGCAACTGCGGAAATGACTGCGATGGCCATGGCGATTCAAAATCGATGGCGAACACGGTAGCGATTGCGATTGCGAAATCGATTGCGATTGCGAT
This window contains:
- the ychF gene encoding redox-regulated ATPase YchF, which encodes MKTGIVGLKQVGKTTIFNLLTGATAGTGASARPEVNTGTARVPDERVDRLSALYRPVRTTWATAQYVDMPGVAAGDMKESTFLAGLRAADALAHVVRTFQDEAVPHPAGGVDPSRDMVNIELEMIFADLFQAERRLERLEKDLKKFKDKDLQAEFDLLVRFKAHLEAERPLRELEITPEEDKRVRGFTFLSQKPILHILNLDESETGHLADAAARFGVETWAAKPGVVVTGVCGKIEEEISRLSPEDAQVFMADLGIAESGLHRLVRENYRLLGLISFFTVGEDEVRAWSIRRGTPAQRAAGTIHTDLEKGFIRAEVVRCEDLLKHGSIHALKEKALFRLEGKEYVVQDGDVMHVRFNV
- the rsmH gene encoding 16S rRNA (cytosine(1402)-N(4))-methyltransferase RsmH codes for the protein MVSAVLTPDTLSVSRRDHVPVLAEPAVSSLITDPAGTYVDGTVGLGGHALRIAGRLEDPGRLIAVDRDEAALAEAKKRLKFFGERVTFFRDNFRNVPLILNRLGIQRIHGLLLDLGVSSLQLDDPERGFSFQADGPLDMRMDRSRKTCAADLVNGLPESELADLFYRFGEERRSRAIARRIAEARAVRRLNSTLELASLVESVIGRPPNSRIHPATRVFQALRIAVNEELEKLGEFLEEAAGVLVPGGRLVVISFHSLEDRIVKNTFRRLEGRCVCRMPVGLCRCPRAAQARVLTPKPREADEDEVARNPRCRSARMRVLEKLPRQAAGAPGAEPPRVR